A region of Selenomonadales bacterium 4137-cl DNA encodes the following proteins:
- a CDS encoding ABC transporter ATP-binding protein, translating to MACGTGIKIRNVNKTFIARGGSVDALRGISLDIGAGEFFCIVGPSGCGKTTLLRILAGLEDSSGGRVIINTANGNGRPLNSMVFQEQSVFPWMTVRNNVAYGLRLRGIGKKERLAVADRYIRMIGLTGFADAYPHQLSGGMKQRVSVARAFANDPEILLMDEPFGALDEQNRILLQQELLRIWEESRKTTVFITHSIDEALCLGDRVMVMTAHPGRIKKIVDIDLPRPRDIAAIRTTLRYNQLFQTIWLTLRDEVLKGKEIELAH from the coding sequence TTGGCCTGCGGAACCGGGATAAAAATCAGAAACGTCAACAAGACTTTCATCGCCAGAGGCGGCTCCGTCGACGCCCTCCGGGGCATCAGCCTCGACATCGGCGCCGGAGAATTCTTCTGCATCGTCGGCCCCTCCGGCTGTGGCAAAACCACCCTGCTAAGAATCCTCGCCGGCTTAGAGGACAGCAGCGGCGGCAGAGTTATCATCAATACCGCCAACGGAAACGGCCGGCCGCTCAACTCGATGGTCTTCCAAGAGCAGAGCGTTTTTCCCTGGATGACAGTGAGAAATAACGTTGCTTACGGACTAAGATTACGTGGAATTGGCAAAAAAGAACGCCTCGCCGTCGCCGACCGCTACATCCGCATGATCGGCCTCACCGGCTTCGCCGATGCCTACCCCCATCAGCTCTCCGGCGGCATGAAGCAGCGAGTCAGCGTCGCCCGCGCCTTCGCCAACGACCCCGAAATACTGCTCATGGACGAACCCTTCGGCGCCCTCGACGAGCAAAACCGCATCCTCCTCCAGCAGGAACTACTCCGCATCTGGGAAGAAAGCCGCAAAACCACCGTCTTCATTACCCACAGCATCGACGAAGCCCTCTGCCTCGGAGACCGGGTCATGGTTATGACCGCCCATCCCGGCCGCATCAAGAAAATCGTCGATATTGACCTCCCCCGCCCCCGCGACATAGCCGCCATCCGCACCACCCTCCGCTATAACCAGCTTTTCCAAACCATCTGGCTCACCCTGCGCGACGAAGTGCTAAAAGGCAAAGAAATAGAGCTTGCCCACTAG
- a CDS encoding ABC transporter permease — MEKLPSGGLFIRVVSVLSPLTLLFAWEILARVNAIDTRLFSSPSLIIQAFVPLLLSGELIYNTAVSVQRVILGFAVGAVPGIVLGVSMGLSPFVRSAVEPMIAATYPIPKLAIMPLILLVFGLGETSKVFTIAIGVFYLVVINTMAGVLNIDKIYLDVARNYGANRRDFYLTVAFPGALPMIFAGLKLGMGMALILIVAAELSAAKAGVGWMIWRAYDMFDIEQMFVALIVLSVLGYIFSLLLDAVERWVVPWKQT, encoded by the coding sequence ATGGAAAAATTACCTAGTGGCGGCCTGTTCATCCGCGTCGTCTCCGTTCTGTCGCCGCTCACCCTGCTATTCGCCTGGGAAATTCTCGCCCGTGTAAATGCTATCGACACCAGGCTCTTTTCCAGCCCCAGCCTCATCATCCAGGCATTCGTCCCTCTCCTGCTCTCGGGAGAACTGATCTACAACACCGCGGTAAGCGTCCAACGGGTCATCCTTGGCTTTGCCGTCGGCGCCGTGCCGGGTATCGTCCTCGGGGTAAGCATGGGGTTGTCACCCTTCGTCCGTTCGGCCGTCGAACCAATGATCGCCGCTACATATCCCATCCCCAAGCTAGCCATCATGCCCCTTATCCTGCTCGTCTTCGGTCTGGGGGAAACCTCCAAGGTTTTCACCATCGCCATCGGCGTCTTTTACCTTGTCGTCATCAACACCATGGCCGGCGTTCTAAACATCGACAAAATTTATCTTGACGTAGCCCGAAACTATGGGGCCAACCGCCGGGACTTCTACCTTACTGTCGCCTTCCCCGGCGCCCTGCCGATGATCTTTGCCGGCCTTAAGCTAGGGATGGGCATGGCCCTCATCCTCATAGTCGCCGCCGAGCTATCGGCCGCCAAGGCCGGTGTAGGCTGGATGATATGGCGTGCCTACGACATGTTCGACATTGAGCAGATGTTCGTAGCCCTTATCGTTCTATCCGTCCTCGGCTACATCTTCTCCCTGCTCCTCGACGCCGTCGAGCGCTGGGTCGTCCCCTGGAAACAGACCTGA
- a CDS encoding ABC transporter substrate-binding protein — MMKKTGVILSAVFLALTLVLGGCGQPQTARVATKGPAWAPSLVPLQQETIVKVGMKQVVSDAGVLVGMAKGYYKDLGIKIEPVQFNTGQEMINALAAGQLDVGATVTASGLFNAMSRDIPVKIVADKGVNVPGKGYYRLVIRKDLVGQINDFADLRGRKIAVVGTASLDEIALDRVLNKGGMTTKDVDLQVIRSFPDMLVSLGNKSIDAAMLIEPFIAVGVAKGLADPWKDPSSYDPDAQTALLVFGTSMTTRPDVANRFMTAYVKSLRDYNDAFFKDKGKKELIDILCKYSVVKDPVMYEKMFPVGLNPDGYLRLKGIEMDLAWYKQRNLLKADIKLPDAVDNNYVDFALNVLGKYK, encoded by the coding sequence ATGATGAAAAAAACAGGCGTTATCCTATCGGCCGTATTCTTGGCCTTAACCCTGGTACTCGGCGGCTGCGGCCAGCCGCAAACCGCCCGGGTGGCTACCAAAGGCCCGGCCTGGGCGCCGTCGCTCGTACCGCTTCAACAAGAAACAATTGTCAAAGTCGGTATGAAACAAGTCGTATCCGACGCTGGCGTCCTGGTCGGCATGGCTAAAGGCTACTACAAAGATCTGGGCATCAAAATCGAGCCAGTCCAGTTCAACACCGGTCAGGAAATGATAAATGCCCTCGCGGCCGGGCAACTTGACGTAGGAGCCACCGTAACCGCATCAGGCCTGTTCAACGCTATGTCCCGCGATATCCCCGTAAAAATAGTCGCCGATAAGGGCGTCAACGTCCCTGGTAAAGGTTACTACCGCCTTGTCATCCGCAAGGACCTCGTTGGCCAAATCAATGATTTCGCTGACCTGCGCGGCCGCAAGATCGCCGTCGTAGGCACCGCCTCGCTGGACGAAATCGCCCTCGACCGTGTTCTCAACAAAGGCGGCATGACCACCAAAGATGTCGACCTGCAAGTCATCCGCTCCTTCCCCGACATGCTTGTATCCCTGGGCAACAAAAGCATCGACGCCGCCATGCTCATCGAACCCTTCATCGCCGTGGGCGTCGCCAAAGGCCTCGCCGACCCCTGGAAAGACCCGTCCTCATATGACCCCGATGCCCAGACCGCCCTGCTGGTATTCGGCACAAGCATGACCACCCGGCCGGACGTTGCCAACCGCTTCATGACCGCCTACGTAAAATCCTTGCGCGACTATAACGACGCCTTCTTCAAGGACAAGGGGAAAAAGGAGCTCATCGACATCCTCTGCAAATACTCGGTTGTCAAAGACCCCGTCATGTACGAAAAAATGTTCCCCGTAGGCCTAAACCCGGACGGCTATCTACGCCTGAAAGGCATCGAAATGGACCTCGCCTGGTATAAACAGCGCAATCTACTGAAAGCCGACATCAAACTCCCCGATGCTGTCGACAACAACTACGTCGATTTCGCACTCAACGTGCTCGGAAAGTATAAATAA
- the thiD gene encoding bifunctional hydroxymethylpyrimidine kinase/phosphomethylpyrimidine kinase encodes MKTALTIAGSDSSGGAGIQADLKTFSALGVFGMSVITAITAQNTCGVTNIRELDEEIIADQIAAVYDDIPVGAVKVGMLSSAEITRVVAGALVKHGAANVVVDPVMVAKSGSRLLKVEAVEALIQFLFPIADVVTPNLHEAAEIVGFPVGNRASMERAAIAIKAMGPKYVVVKGGHLPGAACDLFYDGKEFAYLTNERIETKHTHGTGCTFSSAIAAGLAKRMPVFEAVAVAKRYITVAISHGFSLGKGVGPTHHFYELYSQAGVVGDGE; translated from the coding sequence ATGAAAACAGCTCTTACGATCGCAGGGTCCGATTCCAGCGGGGGCGCCGGAATCCAGGCCGACCTGAAGACTTTTTCCGCGCTGGGCGTTTTTGGTATGAGTGTGATTACCGCTATTACGGCGCAGAATACGTGTGGTGTGACTAATATCCGCGAGTTGGATGAGGAGATAATTGCCGACCAGATTGCGGCGGTTTACGACGATATCCCGGTGGGGGCGGTTAAGGTCGGTATGTTGTCGAGTGCGGAGATAACCCGTGTTGTTGCCGGGGCTCTTGTCAAGCATGGCGCCGCGAACGTCGTCGTTGACCCAGTGATGGTAGCCAAAAGCGGCAGTCGTCTTTTAAAGGTTGAGGCTGTTGAGGCGTTGATACAGTTTTTGTTCCCTATCGCCGATGTGGTTACGCCCAATCTTCACGAGGCGGCGGAGATTGTCGGCTTTCCCGTGGGCAACCGCGCCTCTATGGAGCGTGCGGCAATCGCCATCAAGGCTATGGGGCCGAAGTACGTAGTGGTAAAAGGCGGGCATTTGCCCGGCGCTGCATGCGATCTTTTCTATGATGGCAAAGAATTCGCTTATTTGACCAATGAACGTATCGAAACAAAGCATACCCACGGGACGGGATGTACTTTTTCCTCTGCTATTGCTGCGGGACTTGCTAAACGCATGCCGGTCTTCGAAGCTGTCGCTGTCGCAAAACGTTATATTACTGTTGCCATTTCCCATGGCTTCTCGTTAGGAAAAGGAGTGGGGCCAACACATCACTTTTATGAGCTTTATTCTCAGGCTGGTGTTGTTGGCGACGGGGAGTGA
- a CDS encoding HD domain-containing phosphohydrolase, whose amino-acid sequence MAYFDNKILCFMLNVSLYCHDIMFSSPVFYNNVVYLGGGLSVRKLISFDLQPGMVTAEPIFSHDGRQVLVPAGSQLTEQVIRKIQNWDIPFIMVAEALEAEFLPTPVANDPVLEILPEIMAKKSIDFSSNLEETLFNITNFFEAVRSGGAFEADECRKIAAKVARHLVTPSEAINKLLFRVTVTRERDYLERHSVSVASLSGMLASWMELPPAVIEEVVFAGLIHDIGKIKMPRSLITDDNPTPERQEMLRQHVLLAYELLKDVPRLPPNVLAAITQHHEYCDGSGYPLALSGNRIGQYARLVTVANRLCHIVEGSGGLNPFNMVETVKSEMFTRLDPTVCDTFVRRINDYLMNNPVKLNDGRKAKVVFLPTINPTCPVLEAEDGRFIDLTKTHEVAIVGLTF is encoded by the coding sequence TTGGCGTATTTCGACAACAAAATATTGTGTTTTATGCTTAATGTTTCTCTATATTGCCACGATATTATGTTTAGCTCACCTGTTTTTTATAACAATGTGGTGTATTTAGGAGGAGGCCTTTCCGTGCGGAAGCTGATATCATTTGATTTGCAACCGGGCATGGTAACTGCAGAACCGATTTTTTCCCACGATGGCAGGCAGGTTCTAGTTCCGGCCGGCAGTCAGCTGACCGAGCAGGTTATCCGCAAAATACAAAATTGGGATATACCTTTCATAATGGTTGCTGAAGCTCTGGAAGCCGAATTTCTGCCGACGCCCGTTGCCAACGACCCAGTGTTGGAGATTCTTCCGGAAATAATGGCGAAGAAGTCAATTGATTTTTCCAGCAACTTGGAAGAAACGTTGTTCAATATCACCAACTTTTTTGAAGCGGTCAGATCCGGCGGCGCATTCGAAGCGGACGAATGCCGGAAGATTGCCGCCAAGGTCGCACGTCATCTCGTTACTCCTTCTGAGGCAATTAATAAGTTGCTGTTCAGGGTGACAGTCACCCGTGAACGCGATTATCTCGAGCGTCATTCCGTATCGGTCGCGTCCCTGTCCGGGATGCTGGCATCGTGGATGGAACTGCCTCCTGCCGTAATTGAAGAGGTAGTTTTCGCCGGCCTTATTCACGATATCGGCAAGATAAAGATGCCGCGTAGTCTGATAACGGATGACAACCCAACTCCCGAACGGCAAGAAATGTTGAGGCAACATGTTCTGTTGGCTTACGAACTACTAAAGGATGTGCCCAGGTTGCCGCCGAACGTGCTAGCCGCCATAACACAGCATCACGAATACTGCGACGGCAGCGGCTATCCGCTCGCATTATCCGGCAATAGAATTGGTCAGTACGCCCGCCTTGTCACGGTAGCCAACCGTTTGTGCCATATAGTCGAAGGTTCCGGCGGACTTAACCCGTTCAATATGGTTGAGACAGTCAAAAGTGAGATGTTCACAAGACTTGATCCGACAGTGTGCGACACGTTTGTCCGCCGTATTAATGATTATTTGATGAATAATCCGGTTAAGCTCAACGACGGACGCAAAGCAAAAGTGGTTTTTTTGCCGACAATAAATCCGACTTGCCCTGTTTTGGAAGCCGAGGACGGAAGGTTTATCGACCTGACAAAAACCCACGAAGTAGCAATTGTCGGGCTTACGTTTTAG
- a CDS encoding IS3 family transposase, whose protein sequence is MRAQVKYIAIAQNAGKHPVAVMCNFFEVSRSGYYAYLKRKDRSSAEEKLAALIQKCQRQTNGTYGYRRVGIWLERRGIKKNHKAVLRIMNKYGLLAQIRRRKKYRQMSGQLHRYPNILGRDFTAIKPNQKWVTDVSYIQTPQGTLYLSMIRDLFDNSIVAYQTGTEQSVNLVLRTVRQAKAKEAVTAELHLHSDQGFQYTSQAYFTLTQNYGITPSMSRRGNCYDNAPAENFFSILKTECIRRHKPKTVDQARQLIDNYISFYNHERIQLKTKLTPLEKRRQFA, encoded by the coding sequence GTGAGAGCACAGGTTAAGTACATAGCCATAGCGCAAAATGCCGGCAAGCATCCGGTTGCGGTCATGTGTAATTTCTTTGAGGTATCAAGAAGCGGCTACTACGCGTATCTCAAACGGAAAGACCGGTCATCCGCCGAGGAGAAGTTGGCCGCCTTGATTCAAAAATGCCAGCGGCAGACTAATGGAACTTACGGTTATAGGCGTGTGGGGATATGGCTTGAGAGGCGAGGCATTAAGAAAAACCATAAGGCGGTGCTGCGCATCATGAACAAGTACGGGTTGCTGGCGCAAATCCGGCGCAGAAAAAAGTACCGGCAGATGAGCGGTCAACTGCACCGGTATCCGAATATCCTCGGCCGCGATTTCACAGCCATCAAACCTAATCAGAAATGGGTAACGGATGTTTCCTATATCCAGACGCCGCAGGGAACCTTGTATCTATCCATGATTCGCGACCTGTTTGACAACAGTATTGTCGCCTACCAGACTGGAACCGAGCAGTCGGTCAACCTGGTTCTGCGAACCGTTCGGCAAGCCAAGGCAAAAGAAGCGGTCACTGCAGAGTTGCACCTCCACAGTGACCAGGGGTTTCAATACACTTCCCAGGCATATTTCACCCTAACTCAAAATTACGGCATTACTCCGTCCATGTCAAGGCGGGGAAACTGCTATGACAACGCGCCGGCAGAAAACTTCTTCAGCATCCTTAAGACCGAGTGTATCCGGCGGCATAAGCCAAAGACGGTCGATCAGGCGCGTCAGCTTATTGATAACTACATTTCTTTCTACAACCACGAGCGTATTCAACTCAAAACAAAACTGACGCCGCTCGAAAAACGACGCCAGTTTGCGTAA
- a CDS encoding M48 family metallopeptidase, translating into MKKLCATLILVVIFNLGFGFASPTPARADTFDAILDVLDAVSTYALVREMIKKTEFTMQNQVFQETKQNFGVSRDVAANDMLHRIFTRVGVAPGNEEVLARPPSYFIIPDGSINGFRSIGNVIGINLGVFHGLGFNEDMVAFIVTHEIGHGTKQHSLRQIEGVLPLKVVAQLIAKRYGEYIPAYQLQLAGLVLLHIRNSGYSVPFEYEADNTGFEYAVNAGYNPGGAAAAFVRMKLFYEDKPDLLRALFNPRTHPTHQQRIENFSSKLTAYSGNNVTVNGTAVNVRGRLLLNARPIGARLAEERAFLVAGNLARVFHQSPRPTEPATVEFGTLKLAGRTIITPVPGEPSAEELQARLNAVLGFPAVAPGMPAADKPKPLNSHWIEL; encoded by the coding sequence ATGAAAAAACTGTGCGCAACCCTCATCCTTGTCGTAATTTTCAATCTCGGTTTCGGCTTCGCATCTCCGACGCCGGCAAGGGCCGACACCTTCGACGCAATTCTCGACGTGCTGGACGCTGTAAGTACTTATGCATTAGTCCGCGAAATGATCAAGAAGACCGAATTTACCATGCAGAACCAAGTGTTCCAAGAAACTAAGCAGAATTTTGGTGTTAGCCGGGATGTGGCTGCCAATGACATGCTGCACAGGATTTTTACCCGTGTGGGCGTTGCCCCCGGTAACGAAGAGGTTTTGGCGCGGCCGCCCAGCTATTTTATTATCCCTGATGGTTCCATTAATGGATTCCGCTCAATTGGCAATGTTATCGGCATAAACTTAGGCGTTTTTCACGGACTGGGTTTCAATGAGGATATGGTTGCTTTTATCGTGACTCACGAAATCGGTCACGGCACCAAACAGCACTCCTTACGACAGATAGAAGGCGTGCTTCCGTTGAAAGTAGTCGCGCAGCTTATCGCGAAACGATATGGGGAATATATCCCGGCATATCAACTGCAGCTTGCCGGATTGGTTCTTTTGCATATCCGAAATAGCGGTTATTCCGTTCCCTTCGAGTATGAGGCCGACAATACGGGCTTCGAGTATGCCGTCAACGCCGGGTATAATCCGGGAGGAGCCGCTGCCGCCTTTGTCCGGATGAAGCTCTTTTATGAAGATAAGCCTGACCTGCTGCGAGCTTTGTTTAATCCTCGTACACATCCGACACATCAACAGCGCATCGAAAATTTTTCTTCCAAGCTTACCGCTTATTCCGGCAATAATGTCACCGTAAACGGCACCGCCGTAAATGTCAGGGGGCGACTCTTGCTTAATGCCAGGCCGATCGGGGCGCGGTTGGCTGAGGAGCGCGCTTTCCTGGTTGCCGGCAACCTTGCCCGCGTTTTCCATCAGTCGCCGCGACCGACGGAGCCGGCCACAGTAGAGTTTGGCACGCTTAAGCTGGCCGGACGGACTATCATTACACCAGTGCCCGGCGAGCCGTCAGCCGAGGAATTGCAGGCCAGATTGAATGCTGTTTTAGGGTTTCCGGCAGTCGCGCCCGGTATGCCGGCGGCTGACAAGCCCAAGCCTTTGAACTCTCACTGGATTGAATTGTAG
- a CDS encoding ABC transporter substrate-binding protein, with protein MRKSRLHSSLFYGLAVVLIGAVTCFSPVGAAAAGATSSAAATIRIGGNFDLSGRCAYIGEMVMSGAKLAFKEANDAGGMIGRKIEFIPLDNAFDKAKAAVVMKSLAARGDVSAVLGCLTATNTSAAYTIAEQNRMPLISPSAGNYLLTGNDGKVKAYAFRTCFLDIKQADLMALFALEDLGAKTAAIVFDDKVDLFRAMAFYFEKSFTDAGGKIVAKEQVGSSGEVSQENIAQIRQAEPEVIFMPMDYREGGQGIRCLRESGIGVPLLGPDLWFTQRIVAYAGEEALNNIYYVSYFAPSDKLPKLDAFMFAFAKEFKRPADIYAAMGYEAAGVLIEAIKKAGSADPEDIRTALEGIETEGLLGTIRIEAANHDVVRPMTIDRFVEGQGFAYRLFKP; from the coding sequence ATGAGGAAAAGTCGTTTGCATTCAAGTCTCTTTTACGGGCTGGCAGTCGTTTTAATCGGCGCCGTAACCTGCTTCTCTCCGGTCGGAGCTGCAGCGGCAGGGGCGACTAGTTCTGCCGCTGCTACCATTCGCATCGGCGGAAATTTCGACCTCAGCGGGCGTTGCGCCTATATTGGCGAGATGGTGATGAGTGGGGCCAAATTGGCTTTTAAAGAAGCCAACGATGCCGGTGGAATGATTGGCCGCAAGATCGAATTCATACCTCTCGACAACGCTTTCGACAAAGCGAAGGCGGCGGTCGTGATGAAAAGCTTGGCCGCGCGGGGAGACGTATCGGCGGTTTTAGGCTGCCTTACTGCTACTAATACATCGGCAGCCTATACAATAGCTGAACAGAACCGAATGCCTTTGATAAGCCCCTCGGCGGGAAATTATCTCTTGACAGGAAATGACGGTAAGGTGAAGGCCTACGCATTTCGGACATGCTTTCTGGATATAAAGCAAGCCGACCTTATGGCTTTATTCGCATTGGAGGACCTAGGGGCAAAAACGGCCGCAATCGTCTTTGACGATAAAGTCGATTTGTTCCGCGCCATGGCGTTTTATTTCGAGAAGAGCTTTACGGATGCCGGGGGGAAAATTGTCGCCAAGGAGCAGGTTGGCAGCAGCGGGGAAGTTTCTCAGGAAAATATCGCGCAGATTCGGCAAGCCGAACCGGAAGTGATCTTCATGCCAATGGATTATCGCGAGGGCGGGCAGGGCATACGGTGTTTGCGCGAAAGTGGCATAGGTGTTCCGCTGTTGGGGCCAGACCTGTGGTTTACGCAGCGTATTGTTGCTTACGCAGGCGAAGAAGCGCTCAACAACATCTATTACGTTAGCTATTTCGCCCCAAGTGATAAGCTCCCTAAACTAGACGCATTTATGTTTGCTTTTGCCAAGGAATTCAAACGGCCGGCCGATATATATGCGGCTATGGGCTATGAAGCGGCTGGCGTTCTTATTGAAGCAATAAAAAAGGCCGGCAGCGCCGACCCTGAAGATATCCGAACAGCTCTTGAAGGCATCGAGACGGAAGGGTTACTGGGGACAATCCGCATAGAAGCCGCCAATCATGATGTAGTGAGGCCAATGACAATAGATAGGTTCGTAGAAGGACAAGGTTTTGCTTATCGACTGTTCAAACCTTAA
- a CDS encoding DUF2284 domain-containing protein: MAKTAQTIKNLLALAETAKAKGCCEAEPLLARDIIVDPRVRLKCRLNQCGQYGRNLMCPPNVWDLTETSAVLSRYTFSLLLQITRLSEPADYRAVFDREKLALNTIIVSLEQAAFHYGHSLAVGLVCGHCQLCPDCAGRDLPAACRRPEEARPSLEAVGIDVEKTCSAAGLPSGFVPGHVTLTGLLLVD; this comes from the coding sequence ATGGCAAAGACGGCGCAAACGATAAAAAACCTGCTGGCGCTGGCCGAGACGGCCAAAGCTAAAGGCTGCTGCGAAGCCGAGCCGCTTTTGGCGCGTGATATCATCGTCGATCCGCGAGTAAGGCTTAAATGTCGGCTCAACCAATGCGGCCAGTATGGCCGCAACCTGATGTGCCCGCCTAATGTTTGGGATTTGACCGAAACATCTGCCGTCCTTTCCCGCTACACTTTTTCGCTTCTGCTGCAAATCACCAGACTGTCTGAACCCGCTGACTACCGCGCCGTTTTCGACCGGGAAAAACTTGCCCTGAATACGATCATCGTTAGCTTGGAACAAGCCGCGTTTCACTATGGCCATAGCTTGGCCGTAGGATTAGTCTGCGGGCACTGCCAGCTTTGCCCTGACTGTGCCGGCAGAGACCTTCCCGCCGCCTGTCGCCGCCCGGAGGAAGCTCGACCATCTCTGGAAGCGGTGGGAATCGACGTGGAAAAAACCTGCTCCGCCGCCGGACTCCCGTCCGGCTTCGTTCCCGGCCATGTCACGTTAACCGGGCTCTTGCTCGTTGACTAA
- a CDS encoding amidohydrolase, whose translation MAHVSLIILNAAVWTGLRSPGRCQAIAVSDDRIVATGSNADISSLAETGTKVINAGGKLVLPGFNDSHAHLLLGGRQLMAADLRNANNRDELAAMVASASRLLPRGRWLTGGNWDNSKWADQRLPVKEDIDPFTPTTPVFVTRSDLHMGLANSAALAAAGITAGTPEPSGGAIMRHPVTGEPTGILKDAALELVRQAIPSPSIDESLVAVGKASELAASLGVTSLQDMAVGKEWESWDVFQTYHRRHSLTVRLSLHMPLADWVKTKALPTGAQDAWLRLSGVKAFVDGSLGSSTALFFAPYDDEPDNNGLLMHPVAELCEQLNDADITGLQAAVHAIGDKANNILLNIFSEVAARNGRRDRRFRVEHAQHLSAGDIDRIAALGAIASVQPSHVIDDGRWAERRIGPERAKFAYPFRSLTDAGVMLAFGSDWPVASLNPLEGIQAAVTRKLDDGQSWHPEQRITVEEAVKAYTANAAFAEFAENEKGTLSPGMLADFIVLSRDIFTIPPDEIATVQVVCTVCGGRVIYEK comes from the coding sequence ATGGCTCATGTCAGCCTTATAATACTCAACGCCGCTGTGTGGACAGGACTTAGGTCGCCAGGCCGCTGCCAAGCCATAGCCGTTAGCGACGACAGAATCGTCGCAACGGGAAGCAACGCGGACATATCTTCTCTTGCTGAAACGGGAACGAAGGTGATCAATGCTGGTGGTAAACTCGTTCTACCCGGCTTCAACGACAGCCATGCCCACCTCCTGCTCGGCGGACGCCAACTGATGGCCGCTGATCTGCGAAACGCCAACAACCGCGACGAACTAGCCGCCATGGTGGCGTCCGCTTCCCGTTTACTCCCCCGGGGACGCTGGCTTACAGGCGGCAATTGGGATAACAGCAAATGGGCGGACCAGCGATTGCCGGTCAAAGAAGATATCGATCCTTTTACGCCGACGACGCCGGTATTCGTCACCCGCAGCGATCTCCATATGGGGCTTGCCAATAGCGCTGCCCTGGCTGCCGCGGGAATAACCGCCGGTACGCCGGAGCCTTCCGGCGGGGCGATAATGCGCCATCCCGTTACCGGAGAGCCGACAGGTATATTGAAGGATGCGGCCCTCGAATTAGTCCGTCAGGCGATTCCTTCGCCCAGTATCGATGAATCGCTCGTCGCTGTCGGCAAAGCGTCTGAACTCGCCGCATCGCTTGGCGTGACCTCGCTCCAGGATATGGCGGTGGGGAAAGAATGGGAAAGCTGGGACGTCTTTCAGACCTACCATCGACGGCATTCTTTGACCGTCAGGCTCAGTCTACACATGCCCCTTGCCGACTGGGTCAAGACCAAAGCGTTGCCGACCGGAGCGCAAGATGCCTGGCTGAGGCTTTCCGGCGTGAAGGCGTTTGTCGACGGGTCGCTCGGTTCATCCACCGCACTCTTCTTCGCCCCCTATGACGATGAACCGGACAACAACGGCCTGCTGATGCATCCCGTGGCCGAACTGTGCGAACAGCTTAACGACGCCGACATCACGGGCCTGCAGGCTGCCGTTCACGCCATCGGCGATAAAGCAAACAACATACTCCTGAATATTTTTTCCGAAGTTGCCGCACGCAACGGCAGACGCGACCGGCGCTTCCGCGTCGAGCACGCCCAACACCTCAGCGCCGGCGACATTGACAGGATCGCCGCGCTGGGGGCAATCGCCTCGGTGCAACCAAGCCACGTTATTGATGACGGCCGCTGGGCCGAACGGCGTATTGGCCCGGAAAGAGCAAAGTTTGCCTACCCTTTCCGATCGCTGACTGACGCCGGCGTGATGCTGGCCTTCGGAAGCGACTGGCCGGTCGCTTCCCTCAATCCCCTTGAAGGCATCCAGGCCGCCGTGACCCGTAAACTTGATGACGGTCAATCCTGGCACCCCGAACAACGGATAACTGTCGAGGAGGCAGTCAAAGCCTACACCGCCAACGCTGCCTTTGCCGAGTTCGCGGAAAATGAAAAGGGTACTCTTTCGCCCGGCATGCTGGCCGATTTTATCGTTCTGTCGCGTGACATCTTCACGATACCGCCGGACGAAATCGCCACCGTCCAGGTGGTTTGCACCGTTTGCGGCGGCAGAGTCATCTACGAAAAGTAA